One Prinia subflava isolate CZ2003 ecotype Zambia chromosome 8, Cam_Psub_1.2, whole genome shotgun sequence DNA window includes the following coding sequences:
- the SLC39A3 gene encoding zinc transporter ZIP3 — MRVLLAKLLCVLGICVLVLAGALLPVRILQGDHDKAQRSRRALALCNSFGGGVFLAACFNALLPAVRGKLDEVLRQNNITTDYPVAETIMMVGFFLTVFVDQLFLTLQKEKPSFIDLETFNAGSDAGSDSDYESPLAAPRCRAPGGERGLALPELARRGPRRLLGLVLALCAHSVFEGLALGLQEDGAGVLSLFLGVAVHEALVAVALGVSMAKAALALRDAAKLAAAVCLAIPLGAGVGVGIQSSRSAAGGVASLLLQGVAGGTFLFVTFFEILAKELEEKSQRLLKVLCLVLGYAALAGLVLIPW, encoded by the exons atgagggtgctGCTGGCCAAGCTGCTGTGCGTGCTGGGGATctgtgtgctggtgctggccGGGGCCCTGCTGCCCGTCAGGATCCTGCAGGGTGACCACGACAAGGCACAGCGCTCCCGCAGGGCCCTGGCGCTCTGCAACTCCTTCGGCGGCGGCGTCTTCCTGGCCGCCTGCTTCAACGCCCTGCTGCCCGCTGTCAGGGGCAAG CTCGATGAAGTCCTCAGGCAGAACAACATCACCACAGACTACCCGGTGGCCGAGACCATCATGATGGTCGGCTTCTTCCTCACGGTCTTCGTGGACCAGCTCTTCCTCACCCTGCAGAAGGAGAAGCCCTCCTTCATCGACCTGGAGACCTTCAACGCCGGCTCGGACGCGGGCAGCGACTCAGACTACGAGAGCCCCTTGGCGGCGCCGCGGTGCCGCGCgccgggcggggagcgcggGCTGGCGCTGCCGGAGCTGGCGCGCCGCGGGCCCCGCcgcctgctggggctggtgctggcccTGTGCGCCCACTCCGTGTTCGAGGGGCTGGCGCTGGGCCTGCAGGAGGACGGCGCCGGCGTGCTCAGCCTGTTCCTGGGGGTGGCCGTGCACGAGGCGCTGGTGGCCGTGGCCCTGGGTGTCAGCATGGCCAAGGCGGCGCTGGCGCTGCGCGACGCGGCCAAGCTGGCGGCGGCCGTGTGCCTGGCGATCCCGCTGGGCGCCGGCGTCGGCGTGGGCATCCAGAGCAGCCGCAGCGCCGCGGGCGGCGTGgcctcgctgctgctgcagggcgtGGCGGGCGGCACCTTCCTCTTCGTCACCTTCTTCGAGATCCTGGccaaggagctggaggagaagagCCAGCGGCTGCTCAAGGTGCTGTGCCTGGTGTTGGGTTACGCCGCGCTGGCCGGGCTGGTGCTCATCCCGTGGTGA